In the Diprion similis isolate iyDipSimi1 chromosome 2, iyDipSimi1.1, whole genome shotgun sequence genome, one interval contains:
- the LOC124416524 gene encoding adipokinetic hormone/corazonin-related peptide receptor variant I-like isoform X1, translating to MANNDTWENTTAMLNSTGNTTAEPTLEPDMIFNEGHVIAIVTYSILMVISAIGNSTVLVLIRRRKGNTRSRINTMLMHLAIADLLVTFIMMPTEIGWAATVSWNAGDAMCRIMAFFRMFGLYLSSFVLVCISVDRYYAVLKPLHLMDVDRRGKVMLTIAWVGSTICSLPQMVVFHVDNHPVFTWYEQCITYNTFPSYTHELTYSLFGMVVMYALPLIVIIFSYASIIIEIYKRSRESFTDKMRRSSLGFLGRAKIRTLKMTIIIVLVFFVCWTPYYVMSLWYWIDRPSAQKVDLRIQKCLFLFACTNSCMNPIVYGVFNIRSRKRDATTSQRVASSTSRGVLGQGATEVMCRVSWRGNAKGSQRQPLKPNALAREAFELFSARYTRKEKRQSESQMTTVTVEQEQVNSESDRHCFTGTPKLRTTIF from the exons ATGGCAAACAACGACACCTGGGAAAACACCACCGCCATGCTGAATAGCACTGGTAATACAACGGCGGAACCCACGCTTGAACCTGACATGATATTCAACGAAGGCCACGTGATAGCCATCGTCACCTACAGTATACTAATGGTCATTTCTGCCATCGGTAATTCAACAGTTCTCGTTCTGATTCGACGGAGAAAAGGAAACACTAGATCCCGGATAAACACGATGCTGATGCACCTGGCGATCGCGGATTTACTC GTCACCTTCATTATGATGCCTACGGAGATCGGATGGGCTGCTACCGTGTCGTGGAATGCTGGAGACGCGATGTGCAGGATCATGGCTTTCTTCAGAATGTTCGGGCTTTATCTATCATCCTTTGTACTCGTCTGCATTAGCGTCGACAG ATACTACGCGGTATTGAAGCCTCTGCATCTGATGGACGTCGACAGGAGAGGAAAAGTCATGCTGACCATTGCTTGGGTCGGCTCGACGATCTGCTCCCTGCCACAG ATGGTCGTTTTCCACGTCGATAACCACCCGGTTTTCACCTGGTACGAGCAGTGCATCACCTACAACACATTCCCAAGCTACACGCACGAGTTGACCTATTCTTTATTCGGTATGGTTGTGATGTACGCGTTGCCCTTGATCGTGATAATATTCAGCTACGCCAGCATTATCATCGAGATATACAAGAGATCGAGGGAATCCTTTACAG ACAAAATGCGACGATCGTCTCTCGGATTTTTGGGCCGGGCAAAAATCCGCACCCTCAAAATGACCATCATCATTGTTCTGGTCTTCTTCGTTTGCTGGACTCCGTACTACGTGATGAGCTTGTG GTACTGGATAGATCGCCCATCGGCGCAAAAAGTCGACCTGCGGATACAGAAATGCCTCTTCTTGTTCGCCTGCACCAATTCCTGCATGAATCCGATAGTTTACGGGGTCTTCAATATCCGTAGcagaaaaagg GATGCGACGACATCGCAAAGGGTGGCCTCCAGCACGAGTCGAGGGGTCCTCGGGCAGGGCGCGACGGAAGTCATGTGCCGCGTTTCCTGGCGCGGAAATGCGAAAGGATCCCAACGTCAGCCCCTCAAGCCAAACGCCCTGGCGCGCGAAGCTTTCGAGCTTTTCTCCGCCCGTTACACCCGGAAGGAGAAGCGGCAGAGCGAAAGTCAGATGACCACCGTCACCGTCGAGCAGGAGCAGGTCAATTCCGAGAGTGACAGACACTGTTTTACCGGCACGCCGAAGCTCCGAACCACGATATTCTGA
- the LOC124416524 gene encoding adipokinetic hormone/corazonin-related peptide receptor variant I-like isoform X3, with protein sequence MANNDTWENTTAMLNSTGNTTAEPTLEPDMIFNEGHVIAIVTYSILMVISAIGNSTVLVLIRRRKGNTRSRINTMLMHLAIADLLVTFIMMPTEIGWAATVSWNAGDAMCRIMAFFRMFGLYLSSFVLVCISVDRYYAVLKPLHLMDVDRRGKVMLTIAWVGSTICSLPQMVVFHVDNHPVFTWYEQCITYNTFPSYTHELTYSLFGMVVMYALPLIVIIFSYASIIIEIYKRSRESFTDKMRRSSLGFLGRAKIRTLKMTIIIVLVFFVCWTPYYVMSLWYWIDRPSAQKVDLRIQKCLFLFACTNSCMNPIVYGVFNIRSRKRDRKPVRAPTIETRVTPLFLSVKLLS encoded by the exons ATGGCAAACAACGACACCTGGGAAAACACCACCGCCATGCTGAATAGCACTGGTAATACAACGGCGGAACCCACGCTTGAACCTGACATGATATTCAACGAAGGCCACGTGATAGCCATCGTCACCTACAGTATACTAATGGTCATTTCTGCCATCGGTAATTCAACAGTTCTCGTTCTGATTCGACGGAGAAAAGGAAACACTAGATCCCGGATAAACACGATGCTGATGCACCTGGCGATCGCGGATTTACTC GTCACCTTCATTATGATGCCTACGGAGATCGGATGGGCTGCTACCGTGTCGTGGAATGCTGGAGACGCGATGTGCAGGATCATGGCTTTCTTCAGAATGTTCGGGCTTTATCTATCATCCTTTGTACTCGTCTGCATTAGCGTCGACAG ATACTACGCGGTATTGAAGCCTCTGCATCTGATGGACGTCGACAGGAGAGGAAAAGTCATGCTGACCATTGCTTGGGTCGGCTCGACGATCTGCTCCCTGCCACAG ATGGTCGTTTTCCACGTCGATAACCACCCGGTTTTCACCTGGTACGAGCAGTGCATCACCTACAACACATTCCCAAGCTACACGCACGAGTTGACCTATTCTTTATTCGGTATGGTTGTGATGTACGCGTTGCCCTTGATCGTGATAATATTCAGCTACGCCAGCATTATCATCGAGATATACAAGAGATCGAGGGAATCCTTTACAG ACAAAATGCGACGATCGTCTCTCGGATTTTTGGGCCGGGCAAAAATCCGCACCCTCAAAATGACCATCATCATTGTTCTGGTCTTCTTCGTTTGCTGGACTCCGTACTACGTGATGAGCTTGTG GTACTGGATAGATCGCCCATCGGCGCAAAAAGTCGACCTGCGGATACAGAAATGCCTCTTCTTGTTCGCCTGCACCAATTCCTGCATGAATCCGATAGTTTACGGGGTCTTCAATATCCGTAGcagaaaaagg GATCGAAAGCCGGTGCGGGCTCCCACGATAGAAACTCGAGTCACTCCGCTGTTTCTCTCGGTAAAGCTGCTTAGTTGA
- the LOC124416524 gene encoding adipokinetic hormone/corazonin-related peptide receptor variant I-like isoform X2, producing the protein MIFNEGHVIAIVTYSILMVISAIGNSTVLVLIRRRKGNTRSRINTMLMHLAIADLLVTFIMMPTEIGWAATVSWNAGDAMCRIMAFFRMFGLYLSSFVLVCISVDRYYAVLKPLHLMDVDRRGKVMLTIAWVGSTICSLPQMVVFHVDNHPVFTWYEQCITYNTFPSYTHELTYSLFGMVVMYALPLIVIIFSYASIIIEIYKRSRESFTDKMRRSSLGFLGRAKIRTLKMTIIIVLVFFVCWTPYYVMSLWYWIDRPSAQKVDLRIQKCLFLFACTNSCMNPIVYGVFNIRSRKRQDATTSQRVASSTSRGVLGQGATEVMCRVSWRGNAKGSQRQPLKPNALAREAFELFSARYTRKEKRQSESQMTTVTVEQEQVNSESDRHCFTGTPKLRTTIF; encoded by the exons ATGATATTCAACGAAGGCCACGTGATAGCCATCGTCACCTACAGTATACTAATGGTCATTTCTGCCATCGGTAATTCAACAGTTCTCGTTCTGATTCGACGGAGAAAAGGAAACACTAGATCCCGGATAAACACGATGCTGATGCACCTGGCGATCGCGGATTTACTC GTCACCTTCATTATGATGCCTACGGAGATCGGATGGGCTGCTACCGTGTCGTGGAATGCTGGAGACGCGATGTGCAGGATCATGGCTTTCTTCAGAATGTTCGGGCTTTATCTATCATCCTTTGTACTCGTCTGCATTAGCGTCGACAG ATACTACGCGGTATTGAAGCCTCTGCATCTGATGGACGTCGACAGGAGAGGAAAAGTCATGCTGACCATTGCTTGGGTCGGCTCGACGATCTGCTCCCTGCCACAG ATGGTCGTTTTCCACGTCGATAACCACCCGGTTTTCACCTGGTACGAGCAGTGCATCACCTACAACACATTCCCAAGCTACACGCACGAGTTGACCTATTCTTTATTCGGTATGGTTGTGATGTACGCGTTGCCCTTGATCGTGATAATATTCAGCTACGCCAGCATTATCATCGAGATATACAAGAGATCGAGGGAATCCTTTACAG ACAAAATGCGACGATCGTCTCTCGGATTTTTGGGCCGGGCAAAAATCCGCACCCTCAAAATGACCATCATCATTGTTCTGGTCTTCTTCGTTTGCTGGACTCCGTACTACGTGATGAGCTTGTG GTACTGGATAGATCGCCCATCGGCGCAAAAAGTCGACCTGCGGATACAGAAATGCCTCTTCTTGTTCGCCTGCACCAATTCCTGCATGAATCCGATAGTTTACGGGGTCTTCAATATCCGTAGcagaaaaagg CAGGATGCGACGACATCGCAAAGGGTGGCCTCCAGCACGAGTCGAGGGGTCCTCGGGCAGGGCGCGACGGAAGTCATGTGCCGCGTTTCCTGGCGCGGAAATGCGAAAGGATCCCAACGTCAGCCCCTCAAGCCAAACGCCCTGGCGCGCGAAGCTTTCGAGCTTTTCTCCGCCCGTTACACCCGGAAGGAGAAGCGGCAGAGCGAAAGTCAGATGACCACCGTCACCGTCGAGCAGGAGCAGGTCAATTCCGAGAGTGACAGACACTGTTTTACCGGCACGCCGAAGCTCCGAACCACGATATTCTGA